A region from the Benincasa hispida cultivar B227 chromosome 12, ASM972705v1, whole genome shotgun sequence genome encodes:
- the LOC120067840 gene encoding 14 kDa proline-rich protein DC2.15-like, with product MASKATASLAFLLSLNLLFFSLVSACDNCYVPAPPKPKPCPPPNPTPSPDYGKCPKDTLKIGVCAKLLRGLVDLTISKPPVTPCCTLVEGLADLEAAVCLCTAIKASVLGNKLNIPVHLSLLLNVCKKNLPNGFQC from the coding sequence ATGGCTTCCAAAGCTACAGCCTCTCTTGCCTTCCTCCTGTCTCTCAACCTCCTCTTCTTCTCCCTTGTCTCAGCTTGTGACAATTGCTATGTCCCTGCCCCACCCAAGCCCAAGCCATGCCCTCCTCCAAACCCAACCCCTTCACCTGACTATGGAAAGTGTCCTAAGGATACCCTTAAAATCGGCGTCTGCGCCAAGCTTCTTCGCGGCCTCGTCGACCTTACCATCAGCAAGCCCCCAGTGACTCCATGCTGCACCTTGGTTGAAGGCCTTGCTGATCTTGAAGCTGCTGTCTGCCTTTGCACTGCCATTAAAGCTAGTGTTTTGGGCAACAAGCTTAACATCCCTGTCCACCTTAGCTTGCTCCTTAATGTTTGCAAGAAGAATCTCCCCAATGGATTCCAGTGCTGA